Proteins encoded together in one Triticum dicoccoides isolate Atlit2015 ecotype Zavitan chromosome 7B, WEW_v2.0, whole genome shotgun sequence window:
- the LOC119340559 gene encoding uncharacterized protein LOC119340559 yields the protein MGSGLSHSHRSNVAPQQQPSSARVIAADGSLTEFATSSPVSVSDVLGADNAGAGGPFFLCNSDALYFDEDVPALGGGELLRPGQIYFVLPQAMLGRPLSSADMAAMAVRASEALAARARPRGRGAGIRKVRVTPVHAESGRGDVDAQVNAKLNERTLGEYCVKASASPAKIGKKAAVAAFPPAKKALKPLSTIEEDAE from the coding sequence ATGGGATCAGGTCTCTCTCACAGCCACCGGAGCAACGTCGCGCCTCAGCAGCAGCCGTCGTCGGCCCGCGTCATCGCCGCCGACGGCTCGCTGACGGAGTTCGCCACCTCCTCCCCCGTCAGCGTCTCCGACGTCCTCGGCGCAGACAATGCGGGCGCGGGTGGCCCCTTCTTCCTGTGCAATTCCGACGCGCTCTACTTCGACGAGGACGTGCCGGCGCTCGGCGGCGGCGAGCTGCTCCGTCCCGGCCAGATATACTTCGTGCTCCCCCAGGCGATGCTCGGGCGGCCCCTGTCGAGCGCCGACATGGCGGCCATGGCGGTGCGCGCGAGCGAGGCGCTggcggcgagagcgcggccgcgtGGACGCGGCGCTGGCATCAGGAAGGTGCGCGTCACGCCGGTGCACGCCGAGAGCGGGCGTGGTGACGTGGACGCCCAGGTTAACGCGAAGCTGAACGAGAGGACCCTCGGGGAGTACTGCGTGAAAGCCTCTGCTAGCCCGGCGAAAATCGGCAAGAAGGCTGCCGTGGCGGCATTTCCGCCGGCGAAGAAGGCGCTCAAGCCGCTCAGCACCATCGAAGAGGATGCGGAGTGA